In a genomic window of Thalassophryne amazonica chromosome 12, fThaAma1.1, whole genome shotgun sequence:
- the LOC117521084 gene encoding glial cell line-derived neurotrophic factor-like, which yields MSRNQRGSPGSPLCSCARLEQTNACRPAGGARWRVWRTDRWDVTSVMSAKVKVLLWVLFSLLPLVEGAHVADVARGTDLGHAVDLLGGQEEREVPVPLPDEEQEDDSDPYSTWHALYDPFVTDEVDDHPSSRWVGRSPRSSDSLEPQSKGSPKKRKKRKKKNKEEEGNVDRKVKNSRRPKQNSRDCRVEKREMRVRDLGLGFDSDEIVLFKFCVGTCQSSRTNYDLALKALLENGSLPRHTARKVSNHPCCRPERYEPVSFMDAQTTWRTIQSLSAASCICMG from the exons GTGGGGCCAGATGGAGAGTTTGGAGGACGGACAGATGGGACGTTACATCTGTAATGTCCGCAAAAGTCAAG GTGCTGCTGTGGGTGCTGTTCTCTCTGCTGCCCCTAGTGGAAGGAGCCCATGTGGCAGATGTAGCAAGAGGCACAGACTTGGGTCATGCAGTGGACCTCCTGGGAGGCCAGGAGGAGCGAGAGGTCCCTGTGCCGCTTCCAGACGAGGAGCAGGAAGATGACAGCGACCCTTACTCCACTTGGCATGCTCTGTATG ATCCCTTTGTAACGGATGAAGTGGATGACCATCCCAGTAGTCGCTGGGTGGGGcggtccccacgctcctctgacTCCTTAGAACCTCAGTCCAAAGGGTCACCGAAGAaaaggaagaagaggaagaagaaaaacaaagaagaGGAAGGAAATGTTGATAGGAAGGTTAAAAACAGCAGGCGGCCGAAGCAGAACAGCAGAGACTGTCGGGTAGAAAAGAGAGAGATGAGGGTTCGCGATTTGGGCCTGGGTTTTGACTCCGATGAGATCGTTCTCTTCAAGTTTTGTGTTGGCACGTGCCAGTCTTCACGCACAAACTATGACCTGGCTCTGAAGGCCCTGCTGGAGAATGGCTCACTGCCTCGGCACACCGCCCGTAAAGTGAGCAACCACCCGTGCTGTCGGCCCGAGCGCTATGAGCCCGTCTCCTTCATGGATGCCCAAACCACGTGGAGGACCATCCAGTCTCTGTCTGCTGCCAGCTGCATCTGTATGGGCTGA